One Drosophila kikkawai strain 14028-0561.14 chromosome 3L, DkikHiC1v2, whole genome shotgun sequence genomic window carries:
- the LOC121502269 gene encoding uncharacterized protein isoform X1: protein MGVLDTVAGMIPGMGQGPLHHYHHVDTIKTEHKHEHNHHHDDLHHDHYHDHDHDHDHEHDHEHYHDHDHDHHHDDHHHHHDDHHHHGHYHHDDYHGHQHHRYHHHDAHYNHGPYHHYDHHHHGHYHHDNHHHHGHHHHVDHHHHHYNPYRHYDHHFHRNPYYHHHYPINPFDPIFPFDPIYPFDPILYFDPIRPVDTNRTVDPIPPVEPIPPVDPIRPVHPARPVGPILGYSPVFYMPQSATNFLVSKYYRLPQSYISYNGQDIGINAEIDDWRDYLAMQDGLKLLIPLLLFLFLAMPIMGSLYCWFCGRCRNCRTGSKRKCYCCGILLAVAALLMFLFLFLAMVAASQLTKGLEKNGRCTQRSLHRSPRHLYDPNYKPFLERIEVPSDAGDHAEAIKDLIEVLKNLHAGRLILEEFRDELPIAKGLAIRFRDALRVVKQNLKEFLISHCNQQQCGDFYRDNEIRMLDEGCLHFDRIPSTEDLIKSINEIQASNFVNYPLMAAQQIATAYRNRTENQLVAVFKNLHKDASLVEHRVKKTRPAKAISRIPAAALRRKLGLSWYGSTLGMLLVLMILPILLLIALVVKLFSPNVGSGLLCAFLTAAFMLFSIPLVLVLFYLVHGFLTYNIFCSEYHQVPEKRIQFDDRPDDNRTDDNPRNYEPPNDSPPDDNPLDGGLPVLRSEDSLYPPGENPSDDNPPVLRSGATLSPLDDNPLDDNSLNDSPPIDNPLDDSPSNDNQLDDSPPYNNTPDNNPPDGNPLDDSPPDDNPLDDNSLNDSPPDNNPLDDNPPDDNPLDDNPLDDIPPDDNQPVLRFGDTLYLPYHNPLVLKSGDTFNQPDGNPLDDNSLNNSPPYNNPLDNNPPDDNPTVLRSGDTLQRCAGNEALCGDLGLKEFYVNTKRDIRAAAEDQELLRSKLFSYNSSEFTQYMCRELVPEPKPGPLPELISRLANLTRSVGSPPFLLNQTIRLQVTHKKLGQPLAAIIHRLLGKLKQLDHLLSGGNESFDTYMSRLLEKINQFQRRDFVDFVLDNRTKKSMKSLAQARHFHGHHGHHHHGHHHHGDHHHGHHHHGHHDDHHYYHYNHGDNQTEELHHDYEHHHQHYHHHHHDDNRTDQSEKLAPFPLHSYPYVSFDPNPNGSFDPYFYNNLAPNRYLRYKDLCGSIANPMNALWFWLLPFTLMLLPALCCSHYLRCYCRCCMNVCADPCAAPCAAPCAAQCADPCAAPCADPCPTPCVDSCAIPCAAPCATPCAVRCVNPCVSPCAAPCGAFCAAPFAAPCAVRCVNPCVSPRANPCMTSSAAATDYTCYTLPMEFPDCSCCTMSDCTHCRYLPVVDETNVDHLNFNLHYARPPARLSERPPM, encoded by the exons ATGGGCGTTCTCGACACGGTGGCTGGCATGATACCAGGCATGGGCCAGGGGCCCCTCCATCATTACCATCATGTCGACACTATCAAGACCGAGCATAAGCATGAGCACAACCACCATCATGACGATCTTCATCATGACCACTATCATGACCACGATCATGACCACGATCATGAGCACGATCATGAGCACTATCATGACCACGATCATGACCATCATCATGAcgaccatcaccatcaccatgatgaccaccaccATCACGGCCACTACCATCATGATGACTATCACGGCCACCAGCATCACCGCTACCACCATCATGACGCCCATTACAATCATGGCCCCTACCATCATTACGACCATCACCATCACGGCCACTACCATCATGACAACCATCACCATCACGGCCACCACCATCATGTCGatcaccaccatcatcatTACAACCCCTACCGTCATTACGACCACCACTTTCATCGCAACCCCTATTATCACCACCATTATCCTATCAATCCTTTCGACCCTATCTTTCCTTTTGATCCTATCTATCCTTTCGACCCTATACTTTATTTCGACCCTATCCGTCCTGTCGACACTAACCGTACTGTCGACCCAATCCCTCCTGTCGAACCTATCCCTCCTGTTGACCCCATCCGTCCTGTCCACCCTGCCCGTCCTGTCGGCCCTATCCTCGGCTATAGTCCAGTATTCTATATGCCGCAATCTGCAACGAATTTCTTGGTTTCCAAATATTACCGACTGCCCCAGAGCTATATTTCCTACAATGGCCAGGACATTGGAATCAATGCGGAGATTGATGACTGGAGGGACTATCTGGCCATGCAGGATGGGTTAAAGCTACTGATCCCCCTGCtgctgtttctttttttagcaATGCCAATCATGGG ATCCCTTTATTGCTGGTTTTGTGGGCGATGCAGAAATTGCAGGACAGGCAGCAAGAGAAAATGTTACTGCTGTGGCATCCTACTGGCCGTTGCGGCACTCCTTATGTT tttatttctctttttggCCATGGTGGCAGCCAGTCAATTAACCAAGGGCCTGGAGAAAAATGGGCGCTGTACACAGCGATCCCTTCACCGTTCCCCCCGACATCTGTATGACCCCAACTATAAACCTTTTTTGGAGCGGATCGAAGTTCCGTCCGATGCGGGGGACCATGCTGAGGCCATCAAGGATCTAATCGAGGTGCTTAAGAATTTGCACGCAGGAAGGTTGATTTTAGAGGAGTTCCGGGATGAGCTGCCCATAGCTAAGGGGTTGGCTATTAGGTTTCGGGATG CGTTGCGTGTCGTCAAACAAAATCTTAAGGAATTCCTCATCTCGCACTGCAACCAACAGCAGTGCGGAGATTTCTACAGAGACAATGAGATCAGGATGCTAGACGAGGGATGTCTGCACTTTGATAGA ATTCCCTCAACAGAAGACTTGATCAAGTCCATTAACGAAATTCAGGCCAGTAACTTCGTCAACTATCCCCTAATGGCTGCTCAACAGATCGCAACGGCATACAGGAATCGCACTGAAAACCAGCTAGTCGCAGTTTTTAAGAACCTCCATAAAGACG CATCGTTGGTCGAACACAGAGTAAAAAAGACAAGGCCGGCAAAGGCGATTAGTCGTATTCCCGCAGCTGCTCTGCGCCGGAAGCTGGGACTTTCGTGGTATGGAAGCACGTTGGGAATGCTCTTGGTGCTTATGATTTTGCCCATCCTCCTGCTAATTGCTCTTGTGGTGAAACTGTTTAGTCCGAATGTGGGCAGTGGGTTACTCTGTGCATTCCTCACTGCCGCCTTCATGCTTTTCTCGATACCCCTTGTCCTGGTGCTCTTTTATTTGGTCCACGGATTCTTGACGTATAACATTTTCTGTTCTGA ATATCACCAGGTGCCCGAAAAAAGGATTCAATTTGATGATCGACCGGATGATAATCGAACGGATGATAATCCACGGAATTATGAACCACCGAATGATAGTCCACCAGATGACAATCCACTGGATGGTGGGTTACCTGTATTAAGATCTGAAGATTCTTTGTATCCCCCGGGCGAGAATCCATCGGATGATAATCCACCTGTCTTAAGATCTGGAGCTACGTTAAGTCCACTGGATGATAATCCACTGGATGACAATTCACTGAATGATAGTCCACCAATTGACAATCCACTGGATGATAGTCCATCAAATGACAATCAACTGGATGATAGTCCACCGTATAACAATACACCGGATAATAATCCACCGGATGGCAATCCACTCGATGATAGTCCACCGGATGACAATCCACTGGATGACAATTCACTGAATGATAGTCCACCGGATAACAATCCACTGGATGACAATCCACCAGATGATAATCCACTAGATGACAATCCACTGGATGATATTCCACCGGATGATAATCAACCTGTGCTAAGATTTGGAGATACGTTGTATCTACCGTATCATAATCCACTTGTGTTAAAATCTGGAGATACGTTTAATCAACCGGATGGTAATCCACTGGATGACAATTCACTGAATAATAGTCCACCGTATAACAATCCACTAGATAATAATCCACCGGATGATAATCCAACTGTTCTGAGATCTGGAGATACGTTGCAGAGGTGTGCCGGTAATGAGGCCTTGTGCGGTGACTTGGGTCTCAAAGAGTTCTATGTCAATACGAAAAGGGATATCCGGGCGGCGGCCGAGGACCAGGAGCTCTTGCGGAGTAAGCTCTTCAGCTACAACAGTTCAGAATTCACCCAATATATGTGCCGAGAGCTCGTGCCGGAGCCCAAACCAGGTCCTCTGCCGGAGCTGATCAGTAGACTGGCCAACCTGACCAGAAGTGTGGGATCGCCTCCTTTTCTGTTAAACCAGACCATCAGGCTGCAAGTCACTCACAAGAAACTGGGGCAACCGCTAGCGGCGATCATTCACCGACTGCTGGGTAAACTGAAGCAGCTGGATCACCTACTGTCCGGCGGAAATGAAAGCTTTGACACGTACATGAGCCGACTTCTGGAAAAGATTAACCAGTTCCAACGCCGggattttgttgattttgttcTGGATAATAGAACCAAGAAGTCGATGAAGAGCTTAGCACAGGCTCGCCATTTCCATGGCCATCACGGGCACCACCATCACGGGCACCACCATCACGGGGACCACCATCACGGGCACCACCATCACGGGCACCATGATGATCACCACTACTACCATTATAACCACGGCGATAATCAAACCGAAGAACTTCACCACGATTATGAGCACCACCATCAACATtaccaccatcatcatcatgatgATAATCGCACCGATCAAAGTGAGAAGTTAGCTCCGTTCCCCTTACATTCGTATCCCTATGTAAGCTTTGATCCGAATCCCAATGGCAGCTTTGATCCCTATTTCTATAACAATTTAGCTCCGAATCGCTATTTGAGATACAAAGATCTTTGTGGGAGTATTGCCAATCCAATG AACGCCTTGTGGTTCTGGCTTCTACCCTTCACCCTGATGCTTCTGCCCGCCCTCTGCTGCAGTCATTATCTGAGATGTTACTGCCGGTGTTGTATGAATGTTTGCGCGGATCCCTGCGCGGCCCCGTGCGCGGCCCCGTGCGCGGCCCAGTGCGCGGATCCCTGCGCGGCCCCGTGCGCGGATCCCTGCCCGACCCCTTGTGTAGATTCCTGCGCGATCCCTTGCGCGGCTCCCTGCGCGACCCCCTGCGCAGTCCGTTGTGTGAACCCTTGTGTTTCCCCTTGTGCTGCTCCATGCGGGGCGTTCTGCGCAGCTCCCTTCGCGGCCCCCTGCGCGGTCCGTTGTGTGAACCCTTGTGTTTCCCCCCGTGCGAACCCATGTATGACCTCCAGTGCGGCCGCTACAGACTACACCTGCTACACGTTGCCAATGGAGTTCCCAGACTGCTCCTGCTGCACAATGTCAGACTGCACCCATTGCAGATATTTGCCAGTGGTGGACGAAACGAATGTCGATCACTTGAATTTTAATCTGCATTATGCCCGGCCCCCTGCGCGGCTTTCTGAGCGGCCTCCGATGTGA
- the LOC121502269 gene encoding uncharacterized protein isoform X3 produces the protein MGVLDTVAGMIPGMGQGPLHHYHHVDTIKTEHKHEHNHHHDDLHHDHYHDHDHDHDHEHDHEHYHDHDHDHHHDDHHHHHDDHHHHGHYHHDDYHGHQHHRYHHHDAHYNHGPYHHYDHHHHGHYHHDNHHHHGHHHHVDHHHHHYNPYRHYDHHFHRNPYYHHHYPINPFDPIFPFDPIYPFDPILYFDPIRPVDTNRTVDPIPPVEPIPPVDPIRPVHPARPVGPILGYSPVFYMPQSATNFLVSKYYRLPQSYISYNGQDIGINAEIDDWRDYLAMQDGLKLLIPLLLFLFLAMPIMGSLYCWFCGRCRNCRTGSKRKCYCCGILLAVAALLMFLFLFLAMVAASQLTKGLEKNGRCTQRSLHRSPRHLYDPNYKPFLERIEVPSDAGDHAEAIKDLIEVLKNLHAGRLILEEFRDELPIAKGLAIRFRDALRVVKQNLKEFLISHCNQQQCGDFYRDNEIRMLDEGCLHFDRIPSTEDLIKSINEIQASNFVNYPLMAAQQIATAYRNRTENQLVAVFKNLHKDASLVEHRVKKTRPAKAISRIPAAALRRKLGLSWYGSTLGMLLVLMILPILLLIALVVKLFSPNVGSGLLCAFLTAAFMLFSIPLVLVLFYLVHGFLTYNIFCSEYHQVPEKRIQFDDRPDDNRTDDNPRNYEPPNDSPPDDNPLDGGLPVLRSEDSLYPPGENPSDDNPPVLRSGATLSPLDDNPLDDNSLNDSPPIDNPLDDSPSNDNQLDDSPPYNNTPDNNPPDGNPLDDSPPDDNPLDDNSLNDSPPDNNPLDDNPPDDNPLDDNPLDDIPPDDNQPVLRFGDTLYLPYHNPLVLKSGDTFNQPDGNPLDDNSLNNSPPYNNPLDNNPPDDNPTVLRSGDTLQRCAGNEALCGDLGLKEFYVNTKRDIRAAAEDQELLRSKLFSYNSSEFTQYMCRELVPEPKPGPLPELISRLANLTRSVGSPPFLLNQTIRLQVTHKKLGQPLAAIIHRLLGKLKQLDHLLSGGNESFDTYMSRLLEKINQFQRRDFVDFVLDNRTKKSMKSLAQARHFHGHHGHHHHGHHHHGDHHHGHHHHGHHDDHHYYHYNHGDNQTEELHHDYEHHHQHYHHHHHDDNRTDQSEKLAPFPLHSYPYLRIAI, from the exons ATGGGCGTTCTCGACACGGTGGCTGGCATGATACCAGGCATGGGCCAGGGGCCCCTCCATCATTACCATCATGTCGACACTATCAAGACCGAGCATAAGCATGAGCACAACCACCATCATGACGATCTTCATCATGACCACTATCATGACCACGATCATGACCACGATCATGAGCACGATCATGAGCACTATCATGACCACGATCATGACCATCATCATGAcgaccatcaccatcaccatgatgaccaccaccATCACGGCCACTACCATCATGATGACTATCACGGCCACCAGCATCACCGCTACCACCATCATGACGCCCATTACAATCATGGCCCCTACCATCATTACGACCATCACCATCACGGCCACTACCATCATGACAACCATCACCATCACGGCCACCACCATCATGTCGatcaccaccatcatcatTACAACCCCTACCGTCATTACGACCACCACTTTCATCGCAACCCCTATTATCACCACCATTATCCTATCAATCCTTTCGACCCTATCTTTCCTTTTGATCCTATCTATCCTTTCGACCCTATACTTTATTTCGACCCTATCCGTCCTGTCGACACTAACCGTACTGTCGACCCAATCCCTCCTGTCGAACCTATCCCTCCTGTTGACCCCATCCGTCCTGTCCACCCTGCCCGTCCTGTCGGCCCTATCCTCGGCTATAGTCCAGTATTCTATATGCCGCAATCTGCAACGAATTTCTTGGTTTCCAAATATTACCGACTGCCCCAGAGCTATATTTCCTACAATGGCCAGGACATTGGAATCAATGCGGAGATTGATGACTGGAGGGACTATCTGGCCATGCAGGATGGGTTAAAGCTACTGATCCCCCTGCtgctgtttctttttttagcaATGCCAATCATGGG ATCCCTTTATTGCTGGTTTTGTGGGCGATGCAGAAATTGCAGGACAGGCAGCAAGAGAAAATGTTACTGCTGTGGCATCCTACTGGCCGTTGCGGCACTCCTTATGTT tttatttctctttttggCCATGGTGGCAGCCAGTCAATTAACCAAGGGCCTGGAGAAAAATGGGCGCTGTACACAGCGATCCCTTCACCGTTCCCCCCGACATCTGTATGACCCCAACTATAAACCTTTTTTGGAGCGGATCGAAGTTCCGTCCGATGCGGGGGACCATGCTGAGGCCATCAAGGATCTAATCGAGGTGCTTAAGAATTTGCACGCAGGAAGGTTGATTTTAGAGGAGTTCCGGGATGAGCTGCCCATAGCTAAGGGGTTGGCTATTAGGTTTCGGGATG CGTTGCGTGTCGTCAAACAAAATCTTAAGGAATTCCTCATCTCGCACTGCAACCAACAGCAGTGCGGAGATTTCTACAGAGACAATGAGATCAGGATGCTAGACGAGGGATGTCTGCACTTTGATAGA ATTCCCTCAACAGAAGACTTGATCAAGTCCATTAACGAAATTCAGGCCAGTAACTTCGTCAACTATCCCCTAATGGCTGCTCAACAGATCGCAACGGCATACAGGAATCGCACTGAAAACCAGCTAGTCGCAGTTTTTAAGAACCTCCATAAAGACG CATCGTTGGTCGAACACAGAGTAAAAAAGACAAGGCCGGCAAAGGCGATTAGTCGTATTCCCGCAGCTGCTCTGCGCCGGAAGCTGGGACTTTCGTGGTATGGAAGCACGTTGGGAATGCTCTTGGTGCTTATGATTTTGCCCATCCTCCTGCTAATTGCTCTTGTGGTGAAACTGTTTAGTCCGAATGTGGGCAGTGGGTTACTCTGTGCATTCCTCACTGCCGCCTTCATGCTTTTCTCGATACCCCTTGTCCTGGTGCTCTTTTATTTGGTCCACGGATTCTTGACGTATAACATTTTCTGTTCTGA ATATCACCAGGTGCCCGAAAAAAGGATTCAATTTGATGATCGACCGGATGATAATCGAACGGATGATAATCCACGGAATTATGAACCACCGAATGATAGTCCACCAGATGACAATCCACTGGATGGTGGGTTACCTGTATTAAGATCTGAAGATTCTTTGTATCCCCCGGGCGAGAATCCATCGGATGATAATCCACCTGTCTTAAGATCTGGAGCTACGTTAAGTCCACTGGATGATAATCCACTGGATGACAATTCACTGAATGATAGTCCACCAATTGACAATCCACTGGATGATAGTCCATCAAATGACAATCAACTGGATGATAGTCCACCGTATAACAATACACCGGATAATAATCCACCGGATGGCAATCCACTCGATGATAGTCCACCGGATGACAATCCACTGGATGACAATTCACTGAATGATAGTCCACCGGATAACAATCCACTGGATGACAATCCACCAGATGATAATCCACTAGATGACAATCCACTGGATGATATTCCACCGGATGATAATCAACCTGTGCTAAGATTTGGAGATACGTTGTATCTACCGTATCATAATCCACTTGTGTTAAAATCTGGAGATACGTTTAATCAACCGGATGGTAATCCACTGGATGACAATTCACTGAATAATAGTCCACCGTATAACAATCCACTAGATAATAATCCACCGGATGATAATCCAACTGTTCTGAGATCTGGAGATACGTTGCAGAGGTGTGCCGGTAATGAGGCCTTGTGCGGTGACTTGGGTCTCAAAGAGTTCTATGTCAATACGAAAAGGGATATCCGGGCGGCGGCCGAGGACCAGGAGCTCTTGCGGAGTAAGCTCTTCAGCTACAACAGTTCAGAATTCACCCAATATATGTGCCGAGAGCTCGTGCCGGAGCCCAAACCAGGTCCTCTGCCGGAGCTGATCAGTAGACTGGCCAACCTGACCAGAAGTGTGGGATCGCCTCCTTTTCTGTTAAACCAGACCATCAGGCTGCAAGTCACTCACAAGAAACTGGGGCAACCGCTAGCGGCGATCATTCACCGACTGCTGGGTAAACTGAAGCAGCTGGATCACCTACTGTCCGGCGGAAATGAAAGCTTTGACACGTACATGAGCCGACTTCTGGAAAAGATTAACCAGTTCCAACGCCGggattttgttgattttgttcTGGATAATAGAACCAAGAAGTCGATGAAGAGCTTAGCACAGGCTCGCCATTTCCATGGCCATCACGGGCACCACCATCACGGGCACCACCATCACGGGGACCACCATCACGGGCACCACCATCACGGGCACCATGATGATCACCACTACTACCATTATAACCACGGCGATAATCAAACCGAAGAACTTCACCACGATTATGAGCACCACCATCAACATtaccaccatcatcatcatgatgATAATCGCACCGATCAAAGTGAGAAGTTAGCTCCGTTCCCCTTACATTCGTATCCCTAT CTCCGAATCGCTATTTGA